One window of Rasiella rasia genomic DNA carries:
- a CDS encoding DUF4294 domain-containing protein — MKIFTYLYILLFTAVFAEAQTVEEIKQEQDSLTTFYYIIDGDSIPREYIDLEEVVLLNKLEFNSKEDRRRYLILRRKTRKVYPYAKLASERLTTMTERLKTIDKKRDRKKYTKRIQKYIEEEFSEKLKKLTRTEGQILVKLIHRQTGRTAFDLVKELRTGWRAFWYNTTAKLFDISIKEEYRPFDVKEDYLIEDVLERSFQANKLERQKPAFEIDYLDLTAHWNAKSN; from the coding sequence GTGAAGATATTTACATACCTATATATACTACTATTTACTGCAGTTTTTGCTGAAGCTCAAACCGTAGAAGAAATAAAACAAGAGCAGGATAGCTTGACAACCTTCTATTATATTATAGATGGTGACAGTATTCCAAGAGAGTATATCGATTTAGAAGAGGTTGTGCTTTTAAATAAGTTAGAGTTTAATTCGAAAGAAGATAGACGCCGCTATTTAATCTTACGCAGAAAGACCAGAAAAGTATATCCTTATGCTAAATTGGCTTCAGAGCGATTAACTACAATGACCGAGCGTTTAAAGACAATCGATAAAAAGCGCGACCGTAAAAAATATACAAAGCGTATCCAGAAATATATCGAAGAGGAGTTTTCAGAAAAACTTAAAAAGCTAACGCGTACCGAAGGTCAGATTTTGGTGAAACTCATTCACAGGCAAACTGGGCGTACGGCATTCGATCTAGTAAAAGAGTTGCGAACGGGTTGGCGCGCCTTTTGGTACAACACAACTGCCAAACTTTTCGACATCTCAATAAAAGAAGAGTACCGTCCTTTTGATGTAAAAGAAGACTACCTTATAGAAGATGTATTGGAACGCTCATTTCAGGCTAATAAATTAGAGCGACAAAAACCCGCATTCGAAATCGACTACCTAGACCTTACTGCGCATTGGAATGCCAAGTCTAATTAA
- a CDS encoding M42 family metallopeptidase, translated as MAKSILNKKSLTFLENYLNNAAPTGYEWDGQKLWMEYLKPYVDEFITDTYGTAVAVINPKAKYKVVIEGHADEISWYVNYISDNGLLYVIRNGGSDHQIAPSKIVNIHTKNGIKKGVFGWPAIHTRSKAKEEAPKPDNIFIDVGAKDKEEVEKMGIHVGCVITYPDTFHVLNEDKFVCRALDNRMGGFMIAEVARLLKENKKKLPFGLYITNSVQEEIGLRGAQMIAERIQPNVAIVTDVTHDTTTPMIDQKKQGAAKIGAGPVIAYAPAVQQKLRDLITDTAEKNKIPFQRAALSRATGTDTDAFAYSGSGVASALISLPLRYMHTTVEMVHREDVENVIKLIYESLLQLKSGETFSYFE; from the coding sequence ATGGCGAAGTCTATTTTAAACAAAAAGTCACTAACATTTCTAGAAAACTATTTAAACAATGCCGCCCCTACCGGATATGAATGGGACGGACAAAAGCTTTGGATGGAGTATCTAAAACCTTACGTTGACGAGTTTATAACCGACACCTATGGTACTGCAGTTGCTGTTATTAATCCGAAGGCAAAATACAAAGTGGTTATTGAAGGGCATGCAGACGAAATTTCTTGGTATGTAAACTATATTAGTGATAATGGATTATTATACGTGATTAGAAATGGAGGAAGTGACCATCAAATTGCACCTTCAAAAATTGTAAATATTCACACTAAAAACGGAATTAAAAAGGGGGTCTTTGGATGGCCAGCAATTCATACCAGAAGTAAGGCTAAAGAAGAAGCTCCAAAACCAGACAATATTTTTATAGATGTTGGAGCCAAAGACAAAGAGGAAGTAGAAAAGATGGGAATTCATGTAGGCTGTGTTATTACGTATCCAGACACCTTTCACGTTTTAAATGAAGATAAGTTTGTGTGCAGGGCTTTAGATAATAGAATGGGTGGTTTTATGATTGCTGAAGTGGCTCGTTTGTTAAAAGAGAATAAGAAAAAATTGCCTTTTGGTCTTTATATCACTAATTCGGTACAAGAAGAAATTGGACTTAGAGGCGCGCAAATGATAGCAGAACGAATTCAGCCTAACGTGGCAATCGTTACCGACGTAACCCACGATACTACCACACCAATGATTGACCAAAAGAAGCAAGGGGCCGCTAAAATTGGTGCTGGTCCGGTGATTGCTTACGCCCCAGCCGTACAGCAAAAATTACGTGATTTAATTACTGATACTGCAGAAAAGAACAAAATACCTTTTCAAAGAGCAGCCCTTTCGCGTGCAACAGGTACAGATACAGATGCATTTGCCTATAGCGGAAGCGGAGTAGCCAGCGCATTAATCTCTTTACCGCTTCGATATATGCACACCACTGTAGAGATGGTGCATAGAGAAGACGTAGAAAATGTCATCAAACTTATATACGAGTCGTTGTTGCAGCTTAAAAGCGGTGAAACATTTAGTTATTTCGAATAA